A portion of the Erwinia sorbitola genome contains these proteins:
- a CDS encoding DUF1971 domain-containing protein — MSRQIPKNYIHTRSTPFWDKNTVPKALLTHHNTKKGVYARLCVMQGAVKYYGFASADEAEPEIEIIIQAGHFGISPPEYWHHIRLLTDDTFFNIDFFAQPDQPLDGAGIGQVVNTSRAEKQTA; from the coding sequence ATGTCCCGGCAGATACCAAAGAATTATATACACACCCGTTCCACCCCATTCTGGGATAAAAATACGGTACCAAAGGCTTTGCTCACTCATCACAACACTAAAAAAGGTGTTTATGCCAGGCTCTGTGTGATGCAGGGTGCAGTAAAATATTATGGTTTTGCCAGCGCCGATGAGGCTGAACCTGAGATCGAAATCATCATTCAGGCAGGTCATTTTGGTATCAGCCCACCAGAATACTGGCATCATATTAGACTGCTGACGGATGACACTTTTTTTAATATCGATTTTTTTGCACAGCCAGACCAGCCTCTTGATGGTGCAGGTATTGGCCAGGTTGTAAACACTTCCCGCGCTGAGAAACAGACTGCATAA
- a CDS encoding sensor domain-containing diguanylate cyclase: MSGTFCSDDAKRLAALEMLKSGDAARDEILKKFTQLASELLGIPGSFVSVVDDENQYIKAACNFDLKRTSFQHAFCRHTLELDDVLVCNDTHLDPRFSQHPLTLGEPFIRFYAGAPLRNRDGILIGTLCVTDVTPHDFSHDKAALLELLAGLVIGYLDAWYITGYQDVVTRLPNRQRLLKDIELLQQAGNQEPHNLTLIDCIDMPRAYEIARSVGMNAVENLLRELASILRTRLRLEADDVLYTVALGRFALLSGTHDNASARELSKRLGGIRAQIFDNISIDARPHLGEVNFVPAESQVSEVLRRAVSALHEAITLKQNYMAYNAESDGRKSQNFRLLHDLAAAIRGTPGLYLVYQPQISLLHGKPVGLEALLRWDHPLFGNIPPDEFIPLVAQTSLMEELTDWVIDHTLAQLRQWRSKGLNLPASVNLCVSDFSRADFADKLEAKMLQAGLNTDDLSIECLETEQVLENPDARCGLDKLKLRGFRIALDDFGSGYSNINTLCRIPVDVIKLDRSLIQQLSHDPASEVIARHVITMLKELHYVVLAEGVEDLQTLASLQRLGCDEIQGFYYSRPLAPEVLEHWLSRHFPTN, from the coding sequence ATGAGCGGGACTTTTTGTAGCGACGATGCCAAACGCCTGGCCGCCCTTGAGATGCTGAAATCCGGGGATGCAGCCCGCGATGAAATTCTGAAAAAGTTTACTCAGTTGGCCAGCGAGCTGCTCGGAATACCCGGCAGCTTCGTCTCTGTAGTGGATGATGAAAATCAGTACATTAAGGCCGCCTGCAATTTTGACCTGAAAAGAACCTCATTTCAGCATGCTTTCTGCCGCCATACGCTGGAGCTGGATGATGTGTTGGTGTGTAACGACACGCATCTCGATCCGCGCTTCAGCCAGCATCCACTGACTCTGGGTGAACCATTTATACGCTTTTATGCAGGCGCGCCGTTGCGTAATCGCGATGGAATTCTTATTGGTACGCTGTGCGTAACCGACGTCACACCCCATGATTTTTCTCATGATAAAGCCGCCCTGCTTGAGCTGTTAGCCGGCCTGGTAATCGGTTATCTCGATGCCTGGTATATCACCGGCTATCAGGATGTTGTGACACGGCTACCGAATCGCCAGCGCCTGTTAAAAGACATTGAGCTGCTGCAGCAGGCCGGAAATCAGGAGCCGCATAACCTGACGCTGATCGACTGTATTGATATGCCTCGTGCCTATGAAATTGCACGCTCGGTAGGGATGAATGCGGTAGAAAATCTGCTGAGGGAGCTGGCCTCGATTTTACGCACGCGACTGCGGCTGGAGGCGGATGATGTACTGTATACCGTGGCGCTCGGACGTTTCGCACTGCTGAGTGGCACGCATGACAATGCCAGCGCCCGTGAACTCAGCAAGCGCCTGGGCGGAATACGCGCGCAGATTTTCGACAATATTTCGATTGATGCCAGACCGCACCTCGGCGAAGTGAACTTTGTTCCGGCAGAATCACAGGTATCTGAAGTTTTACGCCGTGCAGTCAGCGCCCTGCATGAAGCGATAACGCTGAAGCAGAACTATATGGCCTACAATGCCGAAAGTGATGGCCGTAAAAGTCAGAATTTTCGCCTGCTTCACGATCTGGCAGCTGCGATACGCGGAACGCCGGGGCTGTATCTGGTTTATCAACCGCAAATTTCCCTGCTGCACGGTAAACCCGTCGGGCTGGAAGCATTACTACGTTGGGATCATCCACTTTTCGGCAATATTCCCCCGGATGAATTTATACCGCTGGTAGCACAGACCAGCCTGATGGAGGAGCTGACAGACTGGGTAATTGACCACACCCTGGCACAGCTGCGGCAGTGGCGTAGTAAAGGTCTGAACCTGCCCGCTTCGGTTAATCTGTGCGTCAGTGATTTTTCCCGAGCCGATTTTGCCGATAAACTCGAAGCAAAAATGCTTCAGGCCGGGCTGAATACCGACGATCTCTCCATTGAATGTCTGGAAACCGAGCAGGTGCTGGAAAATCCTGATGCACGGTGCGGGCTGGATAAACTGAAGCTGCGCGGTTTTCGTATTGCGCTGGATGATTTCGGCTCAGGCTACAGCAATATCAATACGCTGTGCCGTATTCCGGTAGATGTGATTAAGCTGGATCGATCACTTATCCAGCAGCTTTCCCACGACCCGGCCAGTGAAGTCATTGCCCGGCATGTGATCACCATGCTGAAGGAGCTGCATTATGTGGTGCTGGCGGAAGGAGTGGAAGATTTGCAAACCCTGGCTTCATTGCAGCGTTTAGGCTGCGACGAAATCCAGGGTTTCTATTATTCACGTCCTCTGGCACCCGAGGTGCTGGAACACTGGCTCAGTCGCCACTTTCCAACGAACTGA
- a CDS encoding aldehyde dehydrogenase family protein yields the protein MTNLSSAQAISRNPATGEIVARYPFASSTDVLTSLALTDAAFQSWRHSAMDERVKLLQNIAEGLRQHAQALAEMMTSEMGKPVDQGLAEVEKSAKLCEWYAEHGPAFLQREPTLVEGDKAFVDYLPLGPVLSVMPWNFPVWQVLRGAVPIILAGNSYLLKPAPNVIGCALLLQDILTAAGVPQGLFAVVNADNDGVAQAINDRRIAAVTVTGSVRAGAAIAALAGAAIKKCVLELGGSDAFIVLADADIDAAVKGAIAGRFMNNGQLCISAKRIIVDAAVFEQFSEKFVSAVKAMKIGDPRDSGTWIGPMARYDLRDELDAQVQATLKEGATLLLGGHPLPGEGNWYAPTVLSDVKPGMTSFTQELFGPVASLIVADDAAHAIAMANDSEFGLGGSLWSRDVVTAQKLASQIETGGVFINSPSFSDPRVPIGGVKKSGFGRELSHFGLREFTNAQTVWIES from the coding sequence ATGACGAACCTCTCTTCTGCACAAGCCATTTCACGTAATCCGGCCACGGGCGAAATCGTTGCCCGCTATCCTTTTGCCAGCAGTACTGATGTCCTTACATCGCTGGCGCTGACCGATGCTGCATTCCAGAGCTGGCGTCACAGCGCGATGGATGAACGGGTAAAACTGCTACAGAACATCGCCGAAGGCCTGCGCCAGCACGCACAGGCACTGGCTGAGATGATGACAAGCGAAATGGGCAAGCCTGTTGATCAGGGGCTTGCTGAAGTGGAAAAAAGTGCAAAGCTGTGCGAGTGGTATGCAGAACACGGCCCGGCATTCCTGCAGCGTGAACCAACGCTGGTAGAGGGCGACAAAGCCTTTGTTGACTATCTGCCACTGGGCCCGGTGCTGTCGGTAATGCCGTGGAACTTCCCGGTATGGCAGGTGCTGCGCGGTGCAGTACCGATCATACTGGCGGGTAACAGCTATCTGTTAAAACCGGCTCCAAACGTGATTGGCTGTGCGCTGTTGTTACAGGATATCCTGACCGCAGCTGGCGTACCACAGGGGCTGTTTGCGGTGGTGAATGCTGATAATGACGGCGTAGCTCAGGCAATTAACGATCGCCGTATCGCTGCCGTTACTGTCACTGGCAGCGTTCGTGCCGGGGCGGCCATTGCAGCACTTGCCGGAGCGGCCATCAAAAAATGTGTGCTGGAGCTGGGAGGTTCAGATGCCTTTATTGTGCTGGCCGATGCGGATATCGATGCGGCAGTGAAGGGTGCTATCGCCGGGCGTTTTATGAATAATGGCCAGCTCTGCATCTCGGCAAAGCGTATTATTGTTGATGCTGCCGTGTTTGAGCAGTTCAGTGAAAAGTTTGTCAGCGCTGTTAAAGCAATGAAAATTGGCGATCCGCGTGATTCCGGTACCTGGATCGGTCCGATGGCACGCTACGATCTGCGTGACGAGCTGGATGCCCAGGTGCAGGCGACCCTGAAAGAGGGGGCAACGCTGCTGCTCGGAGGTCATCCTCTGCCGGGAGAAGGAAACTGGTACGCGCCGACGGTGCTCAGTGATGTTAAACCGGGTATGACCAGTTTTACACAGGAACTGTTTGGCCCGGTAGCATCGCTGATTGTGGCGGATGATGCAGCTCATGCCATCGCGATGGCCAATGACTCTGAGTTCGGTCTGGGGGGCAGCCTGTGGAGTCGTGATGTGGTCACGGCGCAAAAACTGGCATCGCAGATTGAAACCGGCGGTGTATTTATCAACTCACCGAGTTTCTCCGATCCTCGCGTGCCGATCGGCGGCGTGAAAAAAAGTGGTTTTGGCCGCGAGCTGTCACACTTTGGCCTGCGTGAGTTTACCAACGCACAGACGGTGTGGATTGAGTCCTGA